From the genome of Watersipora subatra chromosome 9, tzWatSuba1.1, whole genome shotgun sequence:
GCAAAACGTACTGGTCTAGCTTTGCAGAATATGAGTTGTGCATCTTTTTTGAAACGTATATCCAATTCAAAATCTTTCAGGCATCCCAATTTTTTCTTCAGAAAATCAGGAAACTCCAAAGTAAGTCTTTCACATGCTGCTCGTAAGTTTCCATCGGATTTGATTTGCTTAATCTCCTGCGGTTGACATTGGTTAACTAATCCATCAACTGAGATTCCAAGTTGTCGAATACCATTTCTTCCTAGAAGGTTGAGATTTGGTATTTTGCTTATGACAAAATGTAATTGTTTCTCATGTTGATGTGAATCTAGCTTTGTTTTGACGAGACAGGCTCCTAGTATGTTGATGTTGTCTTTTGTTGCGGACTCATTATGAACTTCTTTAGTTTTGAATGTAGGGCTCCCCATTTTCCTCCAGTTGTCCAGGAGTATGAAGTTGTCTCTCACTCCAGGGCCACTTCTAAGGTCATTGTGTGaccttgtaaatcaaaactGACATGTAGCTGTGGATTAGTGTTGACGCTTTTGACGGCCTTCACTAAGTTCAGAGGCTTAGCACCTTTCCGCTTTTTACGGCAGACGACTTCTAGATGTCCTGCGAGTTTACAGTAATTGCAGGTAGATTTCTTATATCTGCATTTGGTAGATTTGTGGTTAGATTTTTTGCACCGGTAGCAATCCTGTTGATCTGCAGATGTTGGCGGTTTTGAAGTTGTCGTCTTCTTGTTTACCACCTTGACAGGATTTGCTGCACCATAGACTGTTTCCTTTGCCACGTTCACTGCTTCTTCCGTTTCCATAGCAATTTTGATAGCTCTGGCAAAAGTAAGGTCTTCATctttcaatttaaatagttcTTTAAGTATTGCTTCATTTTCGACTGAGCAGATGAATCTTATACGAAAAGCTTCATCTTGTGCATCGGAAATACTTGCTAAGTCACAAGTTGTAGCATCATGTCTTATTTTTGCTGCTAACTCTTGAATTGCCTCTCCTGGATTTCTTTTCATATTGCTCCAGTAACGATATATTTCTCTAATGATAAAAGTTCTAAAGTTATATTGAGTCATCATGTATTTTTCAATATCTTCCATTGTCAGTTTGTTGACTTCTTTCTTGGGAGTTTATTGATAAGATCAATCAGTTAATTGT
Proteins encoded in this window:
- the LOC137405036 gene encoding uncharacterized protein, which gives rise to MGSPTFKTKEVHNESATKDNINILGACLVKTKLDSHQHEKQLHFVISKIPNLNLLGRNGIRQLGISVDGLVNQCQPQEIKQIKSDGNLRAACERLTLEFPDFLKKKLGCLKDFELDIRFKKDAQLIFCKARPVRFAIQEDLAQAYDARIARGLLEPVQFNSYGTPVVPIEKALLPGQTKRKL